The DNA region GATCCCATAATTTACGAAAAGGCTTGAAGGCTTTTTCAAGAATCTCGTCAATAAACAACAAAAAACGTATCAAAAAGAAATCCATAAACTTTTCCGGATGGGTCTTAATAAGGGTCTTTGAATTCGGTTTCATCACATGACTGTGTTTCGCCATCTCCACCAAGTTCAATATAAAATTGAATATAAAGCTTTCATATATTTTTCTTCTTAGAATATCCATGGTTTTCCCCATTTACTTGACTATTTTAAAATCCACGATCACAGAGGATAGCTTAACCTTTTCTGTTGTAAAATAAAAGATATTACCTACCACCATCTCTTCTTTTCCCATTTTATAAACCGGGTCTTTATAAGACATTTCCACGCGCGATGTAACCAAAGCCTTCTTCTTATAAGGATCTGATTCGGTTACCATCTGACCATTATTGTCCGGTAAAGCTAATATATTGTCGATAATCTGAACATCCGTTACCGTACCGTTAATGTATTTCTTATCTTCGGCCAGCTTGTCCCCTACCTTAATTGAAGCAAAATAGTCCTCTTGGAAAGGATAGGTTTCGACCGTGAACTCGACCATGACATTTTCTGTATTGGTTGTCAGATTTATGATGTTCTTGCCTGAGAATTTACTTATGGCACCAAGTAATACCACAATGAGTAACATCAGAAACAGTAGATCAAATATATGTATTTTATTAAATAACTTACCTTCTCTCGTGATGAGCTTCATCTTAATTCTCCTCTTCAACCATTTGGACGATTTTTGTCAAGGTCACGACGTCATCTGTTTTAAACCAAAAATCCAAACCTGCCTTAATCTCTTGTCCTGATAAATCCCGATAGGGTCCGTATTTGTTCACCTTTGCATCCACAGTAACCCGAACGAGTTCTTTGGTTGGGTTCACCACTTCTACGAAAACACCATCGTTTGCAATCACTTCCATGGACTCGGTAATACTAACATCTGTCACATAAGCATCTTGATAGCGCCCACTTGCTACCAACTGGTCACCTATATGAATCCGCTCACCCATGCCAAGTGGCAACTTATCTGTCTCTACCATAAAACTCACTCTATGATCCGAGCTAATTGTAAAACCATCATCAACTTGACTTCGTGACATATACATATAGGCACCCACCAGTAATACAACAATACCAAGTGCTATTAAGATGTCAATGCTATTGATTTTTCTCTTCATATCCTTATCCTCTCAACATTTCTTGATAGATCTCAACATATCGCTTTGCCATTGCTTCATCTGTAAATTCAGCCATAACTTTATCATGTAAATGTGTTCCAAGTCTTTGTGCCAAAGCCTGATCTTCATATATTTTTATGATGGATGCTGCTAGCTTCTCACTATCGTTATCCGGAAACAACAAGCCCGTTACACCGTCTTCAATCAACTCCGGAATACCACCCACCCTTGACCCTATAGAAGGCTTAGCGAACCTTGCACCTTCGAGTAGAGCATAGCATACCGCCTCACTATGGGAGGTAATGGTATTGATATCAATGACTTGATAAAAAGCGTCGATCTCTTTAACAAAGCCAATAAGATGAACCGTAGCTTCCAATTCATTTTTTCGGATATACTCTTCATACTCTCGTAAATATTTTTCATCTCCATAACCGGCAATCCAAAAAACAATATCCTCTGAGTAGGTCTTAATAATCGTACAGGCCTTAAGGAGGACATCAATACCTTTGACCGGATGCAATCTTGTGGCTGATCCAACTACAAAGCTATTTT from Petrocella atlantisensis includes:
- a CDS encoding DUF4330 domain-containing protein, which codes for MKLITREGKLFNKIHIFDLLFLMLLIVVLLGAISKFSGKNIINLTTNTENVMVEFTVETYPFQEDYFASIKVGDKLAEDKKYINGTVTDVQIIDNILALPDNNGQMVTESDPYKKKALVTSRVEMSYKDPVYKMGKEEMVVGNIFYFTTEKVKLSSVIVDFKIVK
- a CDS encoding DUF4330 family protein, whose protein sequence is MKRKINSIDILIALGIVVLLVGAYMYMSRSQVDDGFTISSDHRVSFMVETDKLPLGMGERIHIGDQLVASGRYQDAYVTDVSITESMEVIANDGVFVEVVNPTKELVRVTVDAKVNKYGPYRDLSGQEIKAGLDFWFKTDDVVTLTKIVQMVEEEN